Part of the Arvicanthis niloticus isolate mArvNil1 chromosome 3, mArvNil1.pat.X, whole genome shotgun sequence genome is shown below.
TCTAGGCCATCCAATTCATCCTTCAGCTCATTAAATCGAATTTTCAAATCCGAACAGTTGAGTATAACTGTCTAGCCCAAGTTACCTGACATTCCTTAGCAACTATGAGATCTAGGCAACgaatatttcatgtttttagcTTTTATGATCATAATACAGCTTGCTTAGACACAAGAATTATAAGGCTAGAAATTGACTAGTCCTCAATTGAAGAAAATTCACTCATAAGAAACCTATCTATGAAAGCATTCTTTCTAATGATGGAACTGTGTGCTTTTTTCTATTCTAGCCACTGTGTGATGATGCATTTCCACAATCAAACAGTTCCCATAAAAGAACTGATGTtttcaaggaaacagaaaatcatttttttctatttaaataagCATTTAATCAGTCattatttgaattttcaaaatatacatCGACTCCCATTTTTGTGATaccaatataaaaattaatatgaatataaaatatttgaataaagagATACAGTCATGTTTAACCTTCTTATGATTTTGTGTCTGATTTAGTGGTCATAAAAAAACCAGTCAACTCTGAAAAATGCATTATTCTATCTAACCTATGTGAAAACCAACTTTTACAAATATGTTCTTTAGCAATAAAGCACACATTCAAGAACAAAGAGTAGAAAAATACTGTCTATATTGTGCTTTTATATTCTTGAGTCTTATACTTaataagtaatatataatatatcatatctGTCTGTAGTATATgagtatgtattatatgtatgtgactATATGTATTAAAAGCATGTAGCGCATGAGTATAACTTGTTTTGttccttatttattattaatcaaATGCATTATACTGTATCAacttttatagatataaaaatatgaatgataTTCTGCAGAATCAAATAAATGCATGATCATGCAGTGAGCTATATTAATTGTGAAGGTCTATATGTCATTTAACATACAGTCTACACAAATGATTCATAAGTTCATTCATTTTCCAAAATTTATAGTCTGTGGATTAACGGTGCCCTGAGTTACCTACCACTGTGATCTTCAGTACCCCGTGTACCACTGACTCACATTGTTTAATTCTGAAAAGATAAGTGTTCACCATAGTGTCAGATATTCAATATTTGGTAGTTAGTCTATAGAGTTGTTGAGATAAGTTTAGGTATTGTGTTAGAGTTTCAAGATATGAgacctcagcttcctgttccttcaTCAAATCCTACACTATGCTATCATGGATCCAAAAAttttgaaaccataagccaaataaactctttattCTAGAAGTGCCCTTAATCATGGTGACAGCcagtagaaaagtaacttagACACTCATACTGCCTCATTTCACTGTTGTATTTAGATGACATAATACCTGATTACTAGGCACCTAATAATCTAGGTGCCTAATAATCAGAAAAGAAgtagacattaaaaaaatagaaggcTGAATTTCTGTCTTCAAGAATAATATCAAGAATAATATCATTTATTGAAAAGCAACCCTTCAGACAATATTTCTAAAAGATACAATTAACATTTAGCCTATCGGATCTATCAAAGAGAAATGAGCTAATGTGATGCCTTGGCTAGAGAAGACTTTAAACCAAAATTATGTCTCTGAAGTGAAAAATAATGCATTAAGTTTTACAATGTATCCAATAAAGTAGTGAAAGTTGTGCTGAAGCTGTTTAAGTAAAAGTGATACATCAGAGCTGAATTGCCAAgtcaaaacatattttaagtaataataaACAGTATTAGTAGATGGTTAGTGAAATATCAAACATATCAATAGTATTTAGAAGCAATTCAGCTTCTATGTTATTATAATAGAGAGCATTATCAATACCGAATAATTTACAGATAgatacaaaaacatatttttaaggtTTATGTGAATTTAAAACCAGAAATCTCTGGTTTTActtcagattttcttttcatgtctagtggggtttttttttattttaatcttatttttatttgttaattgttattatttatacatgttttatttctctaagTGTAtgcgtatgtgcatgcatgcaagtgtgtctctgtgtatctgtgtgtttttacatgtatgtgtatgtgtgtatgtatatgcatgtaaggTCAGGGGATAACTTACACCTTTTTCACTCTTTGCACCACATTGGTCTCACCAGTGGAACTCACATCCCCATTTCCCGGCAAGAATCTTTTCATACTCTACCTATCCATCctcaaacatttcaaaattagTTTATTGGCTTTGTCTTCCAAAGTTATATTACATTTTCAGTAgccatttctatttttaactgACTATAAAACTGtggaaaaattttatttcagagagaaataaaaaatagatggTAATGGGTCAAATAATCATAACattaagtaagaaaataaataaaacagcaaagcATTTGGATGGTCTAATCATACATAgaatttcacttctttttttttaatgacaatcAAAAAATTTATTGTGGGTTGACCAAGGATGGTACTTGGTAGCACTTCAttggataagacagaaggaactTTAGTTTGTGGCTTACTTGTTCTTCACAAAGACTTGTCTTAATacattatagaaaaagaaaagaaaagaaaagaaaaggaaagaaaagaaaagaagaggggaggggaggaaatggaagagaaataaaaagaaaagaaaaaagaaaagcataatcagagaaggaagaggaggaaatgaaaTAACTTATTGTGATTTATGTCCAGTCTTTGCTTGCTGtttcctcttcttttaaaatacaattatgccaggcatggtgacacatgctttcAAATCCAgatctcagaaagcagaggcaggcagatctctgagttcaaaacaagcctggtgtacagagccaGTTTTTCTACAgttagaaaccctgtctcatagagaaccctgactcaaaaaactaacaaacttactaagtacttatttatttactattaaaaattaagatttttgtatataatttgttttcacatatacgtttgtgtttctcttttcattttgtggTGAATATTTATAAGTAGCATAATCTTCATATATTCCtactaaatttaattatttatctgCCATACTGGCCATTACCACAGGTATCTCTGAGAGTATAAGGTAATTAACTGTTTATAGAAGATAATATGGaaattaatttcataaaatatttaactcAGAAACTCTGATTGCAATCTTTTTAATATGTGTAGTGATTTGAAAAGCACCAAGTCAGAAAGAACCTTGGGAAGGCTGAACGATATGTGACTACAATGAAGAATGAATCAGATAGCATGTtggtttagttgttgttgttgttgttggttttgttgtttcgtGGCTTGCCCATTTCTGTCAAACACATTGTGGACATGGACCTGATATTTTAATGGTGGCTTCAGGGAGAAAGACATTTTAGATCTCAGTTCTATTATTTATATTGGAACAGAAatgtttttgttacatttatcTTCTCTATCTAAAATTTTCAGTTGCATAACATTTCCTAGATTAATTGTGTGATTGGTAAAATTTGTTTCTTCAGCCTGCCCGTCctaatttattaatataaaggAGAAGTGAGAAACACCAAGAATGAATGCCtttcctcacacagacacatgcttaTAAATGAATGTAAGAATTAAGTATTCATCTCTACCTTTTCTCTAACCAAATTTTCTCAAGTCCACCAATTTGCCTATACATGACACATGAATTTCTTCCCACTTACCTAAGAATTGGGTTCCAGATCCATTCATAAATAGATAAACTCTTCAAATTCTACTATACCATAGCTAACCTTAGACATGTCCCCAGAACTATTTTGCTTACAAATTTTCATTCCACAGTCTTCCCAAATTGCAATCTTGCTTGCAGATTTTATATAAATGACTAGCAAGTATGAACAGTTGTTAAGGTTGCCTAAGACATGATTGTAAGGAAAATGTTGTTAAGTCATCTTTACTTCAGCTAAAGAAAAAATGGTAGCCCAGGCCTTAAATCTTTAAtcttaacactcaggagacagagacaggtaggtctctgagttcaagttcaacctgatctacagagaaattccaagacagccagggatacacagagaaatctagTCTAAAATCTAAGtaaattgattaatttttaaaaagggggggggaagggaaaagacgctaaatattttctgtaacttCTTTAAATGGAAAAAATTGTCACCTCTGATACAAGTCTGTGAAACTGACTACCATGAAAAAGCTGAATCTCACAGAAATATGAAGGAATTGCATTTTCTGAATTTTAGGCCTGGGTAGCTTCAAGATCCTCTTCTTGAGAAAAACTCTTAAGCACTAAACTCCCTAGTCTCTTTGACCCAGAGTGAGGTGGAGAGGGGATACAGCTACCCAGATTTACAGAGCAGGATTCCTAGTCTTTTCTTACAAAATGCAACTTGTTACTTACTTGCATGTATTTTAAATTCCTCAGATCTGGTATGAAAACattgtcaggtgtgtgtgtgtgtgtgtgtgtgtgtgtgtgtgtgtgtgtgtcttcctcaaAGTATGCATGTGTGGTGGCTTAGTACCTGTTTACCAAACTGTTTTTAAAAGCCTCCACAATCTGGGAATTTtaccccatccccttccctcacTTTCTGAATGTCATGGTAAGCTTTCTAGTCTAAAATCAAAGAACTTAAGCATGCATTGTGTTTTCATTCTGCAGACTTAAATAACATTGAAGAAATGCCACCAGAAAAAACTAACTGTCACCAAATTGAAATTCTATAACaactttaaaatggaaaagtatATGCCTCAGATGCCTCAGTTGTATACCTGGAAACAAATATTCTCTACCAAATTGtgatattatgtaatatatatatatatatatatatatatatatatatatatatatatatatattcagaatagCCACTTTCTGtgtgcaaaaataaaatagaggttCCAAAGACATCAAACGATATAAAACGCTGTACCgcagagaaggcagaaacacattTAAAGCACCGATGAAAATGGCGAGCAATATAATTACCTCAAATTGCCGTTCGCTTGACACCCTGACACTAATTTTATTCAAGCCATtgggaaataaatgttttaaaagccgTACTTTCGGAACGCTAGAGCTCGCGGGGGCTGCGAGGTCtttaaggaaaggaaagggtAAAGTTTCTAGCACGCAACAAGAATTAaataatcaatttaaaataaGCTTCTATGTAGATCGACAGCCTTTAATACCCACGTTTTTAACGCTTGCCCTATACgtgaattgttttttttctttctttcagcatTCCCTCACCAGATGGATTTTTGCTACTGCAGATCagcagagggtgtcagatctttcAGAGTGCACCAGGCTGGAACCAGCAGAGCTTCTTAGCaactccccccctcctcccctttctcgcgctctcttcctccctcagacAACTcgctccccctctctcctcccccctccacgTAATTCcgaaagagcagaagaaagagaaggagaacaaGCAAAGAAGAGCTAGTAAGCGCCGGCCggagcacagaaaaaaaaaggctgaagaCGACCAAAGGGGAGAAAAGGAACAGGATGGACATCCACAAAATGCAGTGATTGCGGAAATTTTCCAGCGCCATTGGCTGGGCAGTGTGTGTTTTGGGCGGGCGTGATTTCAGCACCGGGGGCACTGGACAGCACCTCGGGGGTACTTCTGGGCAACCTGCAACCGAGACAAGAACTCCAGCAGCTGCCTGGACCACTGAAGCCACCGAAAGCCCCGCTTTGTATCAGAGAGGCAAGGTCAGTCCGACGCACAGCCATCACAGGCAGTGCGCCTGTACTACGCTGCAAACCTGCTTGTTTCTAACATGCACTTGCTTTTAATTGCTAGCATTGTTCCTTTCCTGGTTAGTGAGAACCTCTAAACATGATTCTGTAAGGGTGCGCTTCCTTTTAATTTTACAGGtatatatttaacttattttggttatttttaaagggTTGAGGGGGAGtagtttgctttctctctttctctctctctttcctctactTTCTACCCTCCCCCTTTTCTGCTTGTCTTGCACTATGTGCCTGGATAGTTTGTGGATATAATTATTGACTGGCGTCTGGGCTATTGCAGTACGGGGGGGTTAGGGAGGAAGgaatccacccccacccccccaaacccttcttttctctttctctgggatCGGACATTGGAGCACTAAATGAACTTGAATTGTGTCTGTGGCGAGCAGGATGGTTGCTGTTACTTTGTGATGAGATCTGGGATGAATTGCTCGCTTTAAAAATGCtgctttggattctgttgctggAGACGTCTCTTTGTTTTGCCGCTGGAAACGTTACAGGGGACGTTTGTAAAGAGAAGATCTGTTCTTGCAATGAGATAGAAGGGGACTTACACGTAGACTGTGAAAAAAAGGGCTTCACAAGTCTGCAGCGCTTCACCGCCCCGACTTCCCAGTTTTACCATTTATTTCTGCATGGCAATTCCCTCACTCGACTTTTCCCTAATGAGTTCGCTAACTTTTATAATGCGGTTAGTTTGCATATGGAAAACAATGGCTTGCATGAAATCGTTCCGGGGGCATTTCTGGGGCTGCAGCTGGTGAAACGGCTGcatatcaacaacaacaagatCAAGTCTTTTCGAAAGCAGACTTTTTTGGGGCTGGACGATTTGGAATACCTCCAGGCTGATTTTAATTTATTACGGGATATAGACCCGGGGGCCTTCCAGGACTTGAACAAGTTGGAAGTCCTCATTTTAAACGACAATCTCATCAGCACCCTACCTGCTAATGTATTCCAGTATGTGCCCATCACCCACCTCGACCTCCGTGGAAACAGGCTGAAAACACTGCCCTATGAGGAGGTCTTGGAGCAGATCCCTGGCATTGCTGAGATCCTGCTAGAGGATAACCCTTGGGACTGCACCTGTGATCTGCTCTCCCTGAAGGAATGGCTGGAGAACATTCCCAAAAACGCTCTAATCGGCCGAGTGGTCTGCGAAGCCCCCACCAGACTCCAGGGTAAAGACCTCAATGAAACCACTGAACAGGACCTGTGTCCTTTAAAAAACAGAGTGGATTCTAGTCTCCCGGCGCCCCCTGCCCAGGAAGAGACCTTCGCTCCTGGCCCCCTGCCAACTCCTTTCAAGACAAACGGGCAGGACGAGCATGCTACCCCAGGGGTTGTTCCAAATGGAGGTACAAAGATTCCGGGCAACTGGCAGCTCAAAATCAAGCCCACACCACCGATAGCAACTGGGAGCGCCAGAAACAAACCCCCAGCGCATGGCTTGCCCTGCCCCGGGGGCTGCAGCTGTGACCACATCCCAGGCTCAGGCTTAAAGATGAACTGTAACAACCGAAACGTGAGCAGCTTGGCTGATTTGAAGCCCAAGCTTTCCAACGTGCAGGAGCTTTTCCTTCGAGATAACAAGATCCACAGCATCCGAAAATCACACTTTGTGGATTACAAGAACCTCATTCTGTTGGATCTGGGCAACAACAACATCGCAAACATAGAGAACAACACTTTCAAGAACCTTTTGGACCTCAGGTGGCTGTACATGGATAGTAACTACCTGGACACTCTGTCCCGGGAGAAATTTGCTGGGCTGCAGAACCTGGAGTATCTGAACGTGGAGTACAACGCGATTCAGCTCATTCTCCCCGGTACTTTCAATGCCATGCCCAAACTGAGGATTCTTATTCTCAACAACAACTTGCTGAGGTCCCTGCCCGTGGACGTTTTTGCTGGGGTCTCCCTGTCTAAGCTCAGCCTGCACAATAATTACTTCATGTACCTCCCAGTGGCAGGGGTGCTAGACCAGTTAACGTCCATCATCCAGATAGACCTGCATGGCAACCCCTGGGAGTGCTCCTGTACCATTGTGCCTTTCAAGCAATGGGCAGAACGGCTGGGCTCCGAGGTGCTGATGAGCGACCTCAAGTGTGAGACACCGGTGAACTTCTTTAGGAAGGATTTCATGCTGCTCTCCAATGACGAGATCTGCCCCCAGCTGTATGCAAGGATCTCGCCCACGTTAACTTCGCACAGTAAAAACAGCACTGGGTTGGCGGAGACCGGGACACACTCCAACTCCTACCTAGACACCAGCAGGGTGTCCATCTCGGTGTTGGTCCCAGGACTGCTGCTGGTGTTCGTCACCTCCGCCTTCACCGTGGTGGGCATGCTCGTGTTTATCCTGAGGAACCGAAAGCGGACCAAGAGAAGGGATGCCAATTCCTCTGCGTCCGAAATTAATTCCCTACAGACAGTCTGTGACTCTTCCTACTGGCACAATGGGCCTTACAATGCAGACGGGTCCCATAGGGTGTACGATTGCGGTTCTCACTCACTCTCAGactaagccccccccccccccccgactctaAAGGGGGAGGAGTGCAGGAAGACGATCCATCCCCCCCTTCCGCCAGCACCGCGGGGGGAGTAGGAGAACATTGACCCAGATCTAGCGTGTCACAAGCACCGATGgacatgagtaaataaataactgtGAACTCACTCAACTAAGAGGCTCTGGCCCCTAAGCTCCCATCCGAAAACAAAGAGCAGACTGTGGAGCTGCGAGTGCAGCGAGCTAGCTCTTTGCTCTGAGCTCCTTTTGACTCAAAGCCCAGCATGGGGCCTGCCAGAAGAACTGAGCCCCCTTGCTCAGGGTCAAAGGTCTCCTGGGGCTGGCTGCAGTGgctctatacatatatacatatatcacatcTATATAGAGAAATAGATATCTATTTTTCCCCTGTGGATAGCCCGAAGATGGCTCCCTGTTGGTTATGCAGGGATGGGCAGTTGCACGAAGGCATgaatgtattgtaaataaataactttgactcctgacaagaacaaaaaaatcaaaaagtgcTGCATGGCTCGCATGGAATCCACACGCTCCAGGGACtatgctccccctcccccaaccccaccgcCCAACTGCGACTGGAGACGACGTCACAGCACCTATCCTCCTACCTGATAAGTCCCATCGTATCAAACTTTCTATAAACAAAATACAGTATAATCAGAAAGTGCCATTTCGCCCTTATTTGTGATTGGTAGGCAGTTCAGAGCGTATGtttactgtgaaaaaaaaatgtaaaggtttATTTAAGACATTTGCATGACTAGTCATCAGTCCATTTTATGAGTTAACAATGTATTTTGTTGAGCAAAGTTTTTAAGGGTTTGTTTtgggttcttttcttttgatggtgatgtttgattttattttagtttctgagGGGGAATATTTTTCTATACATATCCAATAATGCCTTCCATCTGAATGTAAAATACGTACCCATGATTTCTATTATAGTACCAGtgtaattatttaagaaaaagattCTGGGGCAGTTAAGCATGACCAATTAATGTCACTCTAGTGCTTAGGCTGCGATCCTATGGTAGCAATTGTGTGCTGGGAAAAACCTTACTGATAAAGTAGGCACAAGGAGCCGAGGAAGCACGTGAAACTTACTAATTCTATTCGAGGATTTTATAATGGCATATTTTTTCAGTATTAaagtgaaaatgttttcaaatctgGGTCCTTACATTTTTCCAGCTTCCTATTTGGATTTATGGtggaagggatgggggagggggaacagtTGGAGGGGGTGGGTTCCTTCTGGAGCTCCAGAAAGGTTCTCTCCTTAATCACCTTAGTGTTTAATCATTCAGTAGCTCCTGCCTCTCCTCACAATCTTCCAtccaaccccaccccacacccccttGACTATACTGCTTTTCCACTCCCCATAAAGTACAGTCTTACCCAAACAAGTTtgccctccctctgccctctcctaATGCGGCAGCGAATCCCTTTATTAATACTGGAAATTCCTCGCTGCTGTTTTGTGGTGCTGCCCACACTGCAGATATATTGGAGATGTTAGGATAGATTTGATTTAATTGACTCTGTCTAGATCGGTCTCATTAAACAGAGGGCGATTTCATTGGTCAGCACTCCTTCATGAAAGACAGCCCTAATGACTGGTGTTTGAGATGCTGCTGGCATTTTGAATTCAACATCTGCTGAAAACGGTAAAACTAATTAGTGGCCACCCACCCTCCGCCCCAACAACTACATATCGAAAATTGTTGAAGTACTCATCTTTATGGAAATCAATCATTATCCTAAAAAAAGTGCTTCACTCTTATCATACCAATTTCTGGTTATGGCCCAGTAATTACCAAGGGAAAGCAGTGAACTATTTGAATTTTACCGACCAGTGTAATTCTGGTCTGAATAAGATGCCCTAGGGAATTCTAAGCAACTCTATTTCATCAGCAGTTAGGTTACAAACCATACATATTGATGGGGTTTGCATTCCACCACACATCCACTCTTGAGAAGTATGTCAAAGACAGGAGACCACAGCCTGAAATTGCAGAAATAAAAGCTAGCTCAATAAAAGCCCCCAGGAGCAGGTGTAACTAGATGTGTCAGTGAGAATGGATATTCTAAAGAGAAATAATTTCCTAGAGAACAATGATGTTGTGGAGTatgtattatttaaaacttttaaaataaaatctttattataCATAATGACTATTCCTAAGGGCATCTAttacctttttttccccttgattcTTTTGTTTGTGGACTGCATTTCATAACgataaaatggaaaatgatttTCCTCTGGCAATTGATCTCGGTTATTtactcatcatttattttttatatgaaagCTTTAACATTTTTATGGAAAGAAAAACTGTATTTTTGGTAACTAACTAACAGATTCCTTCATGGTGAAAAAATGGAGGAGATGGGTCATCTCTCATCAGAtgttaaaaagaagaaggagaagaagaagaaaaacaacaacaacaaaaaaggcagaTTTAGAAATCCCATGAAGAGTGGCATTTATTAAGAAGTATCTACTGAAGTTTTAAAGCTGGTAAACAATTAGGGAAGGTCTAGAACAGGAGTGTGTCATAGAAacagtacacagagaaacaagtttttctttaaacaaacagaaattagTATGTAAAATAAGTTAAAGCAGCCAAATTGTCAGAAATAATACTTTCAGTGATATTTTGGAGTCTTTCATTGCCAGACATGCTGATTAAACATTCACTTAAGTTTTAAGATCACaggatgactttttaaaatattgctatTTCCATTATACAGATTAAACCACTGAGACTAAAGAACAGTACACAGGAACTTAAATCATACATGGTAAAAAAGTAGAATACCATTTAATTCAATTTCCTTCATACCTCAAAACCTCATTTTTATATGGAACATTCATTATAGCAACCTCCTAAAGATTATTAAACTGTAAAGCTAAAAATTTGCTACTATAAAACAGATTGGGAATGAGGTCACAACTTCCAAATTTTAATCATGGTGGCCTTTTATCCTTTTTAGTATATCTACCACAAAATTTTCTCAAATTCGCTGAAGctaaatttgtttttctcttccttagaataataataaaaaaagaaaaaatgagtgcATCATAGGATACATATTTACACcactaaaaattatatattactgTTACATTGATTCCAATCTTATCTAAACTGTTAGAATCTTAATAATTAATACTATATATGAGAACCTATAGAGAAATGATGTCCTATGATTTTATACAGACAATAATTTATTAGGAGTAACTGTGCTTTATTGATGTTCATTGAATGTCATTaccaaaatttaattttcatagatatgtttagtatatatatttatataatccaTATAAGTAAGCAGaacatataatatacatgatATCTTGTACATGTTTTGTTGGAAGTGCTTTGTATCCTTTGCTGTTTCTTACATGAAATACTcatataattgtaatttttatatccataatgtaaatatcctgTTTCTACTTAAATCATATTTTAACACATGATGAGATAAAGAGGATTTTATTGTGA
Proteins encoded:
- the Slitrk1 gene encoding SLIT and NTRK-like protein 1: MLLWILLLETSLCFAAGNVTGDVCKEKICSCNEIEGDLHVDCEKKGFTSLQRFTAPTSQFYHLFLHGNSLTRLFPNEFANFYNAVSLHMENNGLHEIVPGAFLGLQLVKRLHINNNKIKSFRKQTFLGLDDLEYLQADFNLLRDIDPGAFQDLNKLEVLILNDNLISTLPANVFQYVPITHLDLRGNRLKTLPYEEVLEQIPGIAEILLEDNPWDCTCDLLSLKEWLENIPKNALIGRVVCEAPTRLQGKDLNETTEQDLCPLKNRVDSSLPAPPAQEETFAPGPLPTPFKTNGQDEHATPGVVPNGGTKIPGNWQLKIKPTPPIATGSARNKPPAHGLPCPGGCSCDHIPGSGLKMNCNNRNVSSLADLKPKLSNVQELFLRDNKIHSIRKSHFVDYKNLILLDLGNNNIANIENNTFKNLLDLRWLYMDSNYLDTLSREKFAGLQNLEYLNVEYNAIQLILPGTFNAMPKLRILILNNNLLRSLPVDVFAGVSLSKLSLHNNYFMYLPVAGVLDQLTSIIQIDLHGNPWECSCTIVPFKQWAERLGSEVLMSDLKCETPVNFFRKDFMLLSNDEICPQLYARISPTLTSHSKNSTGLAETGTHSNSYLDTSRVSISVLVPGLLLVFVTSAFTVVGMLVFILRNRKRTKRRDANSSASEINSLQTVCDSSYWHNGPYNADGSHRVYDCGSHSLSD